The Polaribacter sp. MED152 region TTGTTCGTCATAAATTCTTTGAGAAGCATTGAGGGTATCATTCTCAATGTTTTGATAGTCAAAAATAAGTTCTCCTTTTTGGTAAGCAGAAACTTGAAGTGGATTTTCTTTAGAACATCCAAAAATAAGAAGAACACTTGCGAAAAAAATGACCCTTTTAATCATACTATCGTGCTTCTTATTTTTGGATATTGAAAAGAGTAAAATTACATTTCTAATGCTTTTGTTGGATTATTATCCATCAATAATTCTACAGGATTTTCTAAAGCCTCTTTAATAGCAACTAAGAAACCTACAGATTCTCTACCATCAATAATTCTATGATCGTAAGATAGTGCTACATACATAATTGGTGCAATTGTTACACCACCATCTACAGCAATTGGTCTTTCTACAATATTGTGCATTCCTAAAATTGCACTTTGAGGTGGATTGATAATTGGCGTAGATAACATAGAACCAAAAACACCACCATTGGTAATTGTAAAGGTTCCTCCTGTCATTTCATCAATAGTAATCTGCCCATCTCTAGCTCTTAAGGCCAAACGTTTTACTTCGCTTTCTACACCTCTAAAAGATAAGTCTTCTGCATTTCTAATTACAGGTACCATTAATCCTTTAGGACCAGATACTGCAATTGAAATATCTTGAAAATCATGTTTTACTTGGTAATCTCCATCAATCATAGAGTTTACATCTGGGTACATTTTTAATGCTCTAACTACTGCTAAAGTAAAGAAAGACATGAACCCTAAACCAACACCATGCTTTGCTTTAAAATCTTCTTTATATTGAGATCTTAAGTCAAAAATTGGCTGCATATTTACCTCGTTAAACGTAGTTAACATTGCAGTTTCGCTTTTTACAGCTACTAAACGTTCTGCAACTTTTCTACGTAACATAGACATTTTCTTACGCTCAGTTCCACGAGTTCCGTTTGCAGGTTGAGTACCCATAGATGGTACTGCTTTTACAGCATCATCTTTAGTAATTCTACCATCTTTTCCAGTACCTTTTACAGTTGAAGCTTCAATTCCTTTTTCAGCTAAAACTTTTTTAGCTGCAGGAGATGCAACACCAGATGCATAGGTATCTTTTTTCTCTACTGCTGGAGAAACTTTATGCTCTTGTGTTGGAGCTTCTTTGGTTGGTTTTTCCTCATTTGATGAATCTCCTCCTTCTGGTTTAGAAGCACTTGTATCTATTAAACATACTACTTCACCAACAGCAACAGCATCACCTTCTTCTGCTTTTAAAGTGATAATTCCGCTTTCTTCTGCAGGTAATTCTAAAGTAGCTTTGTCTGAATCTACTTCTGCAATTGGTTGATCTTTCTCAACATAATCTCCATCTTCAACTAACCAAGTTGCAATTTCTACTTCTGTGATTGATTCTCCTGGAGAAGGAACTTTCATTTCTAAAACACTCATGGTTTCTCTTTTATATTTATTCTAAATCTCTTATTAACTATTAAAAACGCTGTCTATTACAGCTTTATGTCTTTTCTTAAAACGTGTACTTGAACCTGCTGCTGGTACTGCATAATATTTACGAGAACGTACAGATAGGTTCTTCAATTCAAATCTTTGTAACATGTAGCTCCAAGCACCCATATTTCTAGGTTCTTCTTGTGCCCAAATATATTCTTCAATATTTGGATATCTCTCTATTACTTGCTGAATTTTTTCTTTATGAAGTGGGAATAATTGCTCTATTCTAACTAAAGCAATATCTTCTCTTTTATTTTCTTCTCTTTCTGCTAACAAATCATAATAGAATTTACCCATACAGAAAACTAATTTCTTTACTTTATCTGGGTTAATTGTATCGTCTATTACTTCTTGGAATTCTCCAGTAGCTAATTCTTCTATGGTGTTAACCGCTTTTACATGTCTAAGTAAACTTTTAGGAGTAAAAACAATTAATGGTTTTCTATAATCACGTTTCATTTGACGACGCAATAAGTGGAAAAAGTTAGCTGGAGTTGTACAGTTTGCAACTGTCATATTATCTTCTGCACAAAGCTGTAAATAACGTTCTATTCTTGCAGATGAATGTTCTGATCCTTGCCCTTCATAACCATGAGGTAATAAAACTACAATACCGTTTTGAACTTTCCATTTGTCTTCTGCAGCAGAAATATATTGATCGAACATGATTTGTGCTCCGTTTGAAAAATCTCCAAACTGTGCTTCCCAAATTGTTAATGTATTTGGGTTAGCCATGGCATAACCATAATCAAAACCTAACACACCATACTCAGATAATAACGAATTGTAAATCGTCATTTTACCCTTATTGTTTGGGTTTGTGTTTAATAAATTTACACGTTCTTCAGTTTTTTCATCTCTTAAAACAGCATGTCTGTGCGAAAATGTTCCTCTTTCTACATCTTGCCCAGAAATACGAACATTAAAGCCTTCTTCCATTAAAGAACCATAAGCTAAATTTTCGGCCATTCCCCAATCTAATTGATTGGTTTCGAATGCCATTTTAGCTCTACCTTGTAAAATACGTTCTGCTTTTCTTACAAAATTTGCACCTTCAGGAACAGTTGAAACTACTTTTGCAATGCGCTTTAAACCATCTACAGGATACTTTGTGTCTAAAGTTTGTAGCATGGCAGTTTCATTCTGACGCTCAAAGCCCTCCCAAGTAGACTCCATAAATTCTTTTACTTTAGAATTTTCGTCTTGCTTAGAATTGTCAAACTCTCTTTCTAACATTCCTTTAAATTCATCTGTAATTTCTTTTACATATGATGAATCTATAGAACCTTCTTGTAATAATTTCTCTGCATAAATTTCCTTCGGATTTTTATGCTTAGAAATTGCTTTGTATAATTTAGGCTGTGTAAAACGAGGTTCATCACCTTCATTATGCCCATATTTACGATATCCTAATAAATCAATAAAAATATCGGTTTTAAATTTCATTCTAAACTGCAAAGCCATTTCCATTGCATGACAAACAGCTTCTGTATCATCTGCATTTACGTGCAATACAGGAGATAACGTTACTTTTGCAACATCTGTACAATACGTACTAGAACGTGCATCTAAGTAATTGGTTGTAAAACCTATTTGGTTATTTACTACTATATGTATAGTACCACCAGTTTTGTAACCATTTA contains the following coding sequences:
- the odhB gene encoding 2-oxoglutarate dehydrogenase complex dihydrolipoyllysine-residue succinyltransferase; protein product: MSVLEMKVPSPGESITEVEIATWLVEDGDYVEKDQPIAEVDSDKATLELPAEESGIITLKAEEGDAVAVGEVVCLIDTSASKPEGGDSSNEEKPTKEAPTQEHKVSPAVEKKDTYASGVASPAAKKVLAEKGIEASTVKGTGKDGRITKDDAVKAVPSMGTQPANGTRGTERKKMSMLRRKVAERLVAVKSETAMLTTFNEVNMQPIFDLRSQYKEDFKAKHGVGLGFMSFFTLAVVRALKMYPDVNSMIDGDYQVKHDFQDISIAVSGPKGLMVPVIRNAEDLSFRGVESEVKRLALRARDGQITIDEMTGGTFTITNGGVFGSMLSTPIINPPQSAILGMHNIVERPIAVDGGVTIAPIMYVALSYDHRIIDGRESVGFLVAIKEALENPVELLMDNNPTKALEM
- a CDS encoding 2-oxoglutarate dehydrogenase E1 component, with product MDKFSFLNAAHTGFIADLYDQYLVNPDSVEPSWRSFFQGYDLANENYSLTDEEVSTEIPQEVRKEFLVVDLINGYRTRGHLFTKTNPVRDRRKYEPTLAIENFGLTQDDLDKEFSAGDVLGIGRVKLSKIIDHLKSIYCDSIGVEYMYMRNPEKLKWWQERLNENDNHPSYSQDSKKYILSKLNQAVTFESFLQTKYVGQKRFSLEGGETLIPGISVMLRDAAEKYGVKECVLGMAHRGRLNTLVNIFKKPVRDLFSEFEGKDFEDQDIDGDVKYHLGLTLSKTYRDGNEIKMNLVPNPSHLETVAAVAEGITRAKIDRKYDGDSSKILPIVIHGDAAIAGQGIAYEVVQMAKLNGYKTGGTIHIVVNNQIGFTTNYLDARSSTYCTDVAKVTLSPVLHVNADDTEAVCHAMEMALQFRMKFKTDIFIDLLGYRKYGHNEGDEPRFTQPKLYKAISKHKNPKEIYAEKLLQEGSIDSSYVKEITDEFKGMLEREFDNSKQDENSKVKEFMESTWEGFERQNETAMLQTLDTKYPVDGLKRIAKVVSTVPEGANFVRKAERILQGRAKMAFETNQLDWGMAENLAYGSLMEEGFNVRISGQDVERGTFSHRHAVLRDEKTEERVNLLNTNPNNKGKMTIYNSLLSEYGVLGFDYGYAMANPNTLTIWEAQFGDFSNGAQIMFDQYISAAEDKWKVQNGIVVLLPHGYEGQGSEHSSARIERYLQLCAEDNMTVANCTTPANFFHLLRRQMKRDYRKPLIVFTPKSLLRHVKAVNTIEELATGEFQEVIDDTINPDKVKKLVFCMGKFYYDLLAEREENKREDIALVRIEQLFPLHKEKIQQVIERYPNIEEYIWAQEEPRNMGAWSYMLQRFELKNLSVRSRKYYAVPAAGSSTRFKKRHKAVIDSVFNS